CGCCGCAGACGTGCCCGATGAGAATGCCGGCGCGGGGAAACGCGGGGTGCGCGAACACGTCCTCGAGGGCGATCGCCGCGGGACGCCATTCCGCAAGGACTTCGCGCAGCCCGGCGTGCAGCTCTTCGAGCCGGTCGGCCAGCGGCGCGCGGGGGTCGGTGCGGATCACGCCGGCGTCGACGACGCGCAGCCCCGGCCCGGCCGTCTCGATCATGCCGTAGCCGCTGAGATGAAGGCCGGGATCCACCCCCAGCACCCGCAGGACACCGTTCCGCCGCGCGCGCGGCGCGGCGCCCGGACGGCGGACGCGGGACGCTCCAA
This genomic window from bacterium contains:
- a CDS encoding crossover junction endodeoxyribonuclease RuvC; its protein translation is MFVGASRVRRPGAAPRARRNGVLRVLGVDPGLHLSGYGMIETAGPGLRVVDAGVIRTDPRAPLADRLEELHAGLREVLAEWRPAAIALEDVFAHPAFPRAGILIGHVCGAISIAAAERRIPVETIPPAAVKRALAASGRADKRQIQRMVRALLALDRDPLTHVGDALALALVALSRRGVPLARGSPSPA